One genomic window of Methanobacterium formicicum DSM 3637 includes the following:
- the pdxS gene encoding pyridoxal 5'-phosphate synthase lyase subunit PdxS, translated as MLHGTEVLKKGFAKMTKGGVIMDVVNAEQAAIAEEAGAVSVMALEKVPADIRAAGGVARMADPSKVLEIIDAVSIPVMAKARIGHFVEAQVLETLGVDMIDESEVLTPADEKYHIDKKQFTIPFVCGARNLGEALRRIDEGAAMIRTKGEAGTGNVVEAVRHMRVIQGTIRELANKTEEELWSVARELEAPLELVKETQKQGRVPVVNFAAGGIATPADAALMMQLGSDGVFVGSGIFKSEKPELVANAIVEATHNFKNAEVIAEVSRDLGSAMPGLEISEIPENERLQERGW; from the coding sequence ATGTTACATGGAACTGAAGTACTGAAGAAAGGTTTCGCCAAGATGACCAAAGGCGGAGTTATTATGGATGTTGTTAACGCTGAACAAGCTGCCATTGCTGAAGAAGCAGGTGCAGTATCAGTTATGGCACTGGAAAAGGTCCCTGCAGATATCAGGGCTGCCGGTGGAGTGGCCAGGATGGCAGATCCGTCCAAGGTCCTGGAGATCATCGATGCCGTGAGCATACCAGTGATGGCCAAGGCCAGAATCGGTCACTTTGTGGAAGCACAGGTTCTGGAAACCCTGGGAGTGGACATGATCGATGAAAGTGAAGTCTTAACCCCAGCCGATGAAAAATACCACATAGACAAAAAACAGTTCACCATACCATTTGTATGCGGAGCCCGGAACCTGGGTGAAGCACTCCGGAGGATTGATGAGGGAGCAGCCATGATCAGGACCAAAGGAGAAGCGGGTACCGGTAACGTGGTTGAAGCTGTGAGGCATATGAGGGTGATTCAGGGAACCATCCGCGAACTTGCCAATAAAACCGAAGAAGAACTGTGGAGTGTTGCCCGGGAACTGGAAGCACCTCTCGAACTGGTTAAAGAAACACAAAAACAGGGAAGAGTACCAGTCGTCAACTTCGCAGCAGGTGGAATAGCCACCCCAGCCGATGCAGCCCTAATGATGCAGCTAGGGTCAGATGGAGTATTCGTGGGCAGTGGTATCTTCAAATCAGAAAAACCAGAACTAGTTGCCAACGCTATTGTAGAAGCCACTCACAATTTTAAAAACGCAGAAGTCATTGCAGAAGTCAGCCGGGACCTGGGAAGTGCCATGCCTGGACTGGAAATAAGCGAAATACCTGAAAATGAAAGGTTACAGGAAAGGGGTTGGTAA
- a CDS encoding MOSC domain-containing protein, with product MIKSASSENVKKFEYGEVIAVCTSPLKQTRKINVKECLVKENHGLVGDAHSSSQTHRQVSLLAQESIDKMKDMGLDVHPGDFAENITTSGIELVTIPIGTRIQVGDCIMEITQIGKECHNRCAIYLQAGDCIMPREGIFARAITGGKVKTGDKVRIL from the coding sequence ATGATAAAATCTGCATCCAGTGAAAATGTGAAAAAGTTTGAGTACGGCGAGGTAATTGCAGTGTGCACCAGTCCCCTGAAGCAGACCCGAAAGATAAACGTTAAAGAGTGCCTGGTTAAAGAAAACCATGGCCTGGTGGGTGACGCACATAGCAGTTCCCAGACCCACCGGCAGGTAAGTCTTCTAGCCCAGGAAAGCATTGATAAAATGAAGGATATGGGACTGGATGTGCATCCAGGGGATTTTGCAGAGAATATTACCACCTCTGGGATAGAACTGGTCACAATTCCAATTGGTACCAGAATCCAGGTGGGGGATTGTATCATGGAAATCACCCAAATTGGTAAAGAATGCCACAACCGCTGCGCTATTTACCTGCAGGCAGGAGACTGTATAATGCCCAGGGAAGGTATCTTCGCCCGGGCTATCACTGGAGGAAAGGTTAAAACAGGAGATAAAGTTAGGATTCTTTAA